One genomic window of Nocardioides daphniae includes the following:
- a CDS encoding OB-fold nucleic acid binding domain-containing protein gives MSSHVVSEYAELLDALTVVRSRDLLRCRSKAEVLVAGVKVATQTPPIRSGRRVVFLTLDDSTGPVDATFFEDAQGPYASTVFSTWLLLVRGEVRRTGPRGVSLRATGAWSLPELHALWRDHPTAEEGLAAVRARLTQPVVTEQGPEHRRVLVHSSGFRMSPYADIKPAGVDTLPARALWHRSPGSPG, from the coding sequence GTGAGCAGCCACGTGGTCTCGGAGTACGCCGAGCTCCTCGACGCCCTCACCGTTGTACGCAGCCGTGACCTGCTGCGCTGCCGCAGCAAGGCCGAGGTGCTCGTGGCCGGGGTGAAGGTCGCGACCCAGACCCCGCCGATCCGGTCCGGACGCCGGGTGGTCTTCCTGACCCTCGACGACTCCACCGGTCCGGTGGACGCCACCTTCTTCGAGGACGCGCAGGGCCCGTACGCCTCCACCGTCTTCTCGACCTGGCTGCTGCTCGTCCGCGGTGAGGTCCGGCGTACGGGCCCCCGCGGGGTCTCGTTGCGCGCCACCGGCGCCTGGTCGCTGCCCGAGCTGCACGCCCTGTGGCGCGACCACCCCACCGCCGAGGAGGGGCTGGCCGCGGTGCGGGCCCGACTGACCCAGCCGGTCGTGACCGAGCAGGGCCCGGAGCACCGCCGGGTGCTGGTGCACAGCAGCGGCTTCCGGATGTCGCCGTACGCCGACATCAAGCCCGCCGGCGTCGACACGCTGCCGGCCCGTGCCCTGTGGCACCGCAGCCCGGGGAGTCCCGGATGA
- a CDS encoding class I SAM-dependent methyltransferase codes for MSVSERRSAARSSVVWGALESVLDGAEGRQVLDIGGGTGGFAVRVAALGHRVTVVDPSPDALAALARRAEEGGVDVAGLQGELSSLESLVEPDSVDVVLCHGVLEVVPDPEQALAALARVLRPGGTLSVVVAQRHAAVLARAMAGHFQQALELLDGDASRGDGARPRHRFTADEISDLVAGAGFTVGPLHAIRVFADLVPGSLVDLEPGAGGALVELEKAVADRPEYLPLAAQVHLLATR; via the coding sequence ATGTCAGTCAGTGAGCGACGCAGCGCAGCCCGTTCCTCCGTCGTGTGGGGAGCGCTCGAGTCAGTCCTCGACGGCGCCGAGGGGCGTCAGGTCCTCGACATCGGTGGCGGCACCGGTGGCTTCGCCGTCCGGGTCGCCGCACTGGGGCACCGGGTCACCGTCGTCGACCCCAGCCCCGACGCGCTGGCGGCGCTCGCCCGTCGCGCCGAGGAGGGTGGCGTCGACGTGGCCGGGCTCCAGGGCGAGCTCTCCAGCCTCGAGTCGTTGGTCGAGCCCGACAGCGTCGACGTGGTGCTCTGCCACGGCGTCCTCGAGGTGGTCCCTGACCCCGAGCAGGCGCTCGCGGCGCTCGCCCGCGTGCTGCGTCCGGGTGGCACCCTCAGCGTGGTGGTCGCGCAGCGGCACGCCGCCGTCCTGGCCCGGGCGATGGCTGGCCACTTCCAGCAGGCCCTCGAGCTGCTCGACGGCGACGCGTCCCGCGGCGACGGGGCGCGCCCGCGCCACCGCTTCACCGCCGACGAGATCAGCGACCTCGTGGCGGGGGCCGGCTTCACCGTCGGTCCGCTGCACGCGATCCGGGTCTTCGCCGACCTGGTCCCCGGCTCGCTGGTCGACCTCGAGCCCGGTGCCGGCGGCGCCCTCGTCGAGCTCGAGAAGGCGGTGGCCGACCGCCCGGAGTACCTGCCCCTGGCTGCCCAGGTGCACCTGCTCGCCACGCGCTGA
- a CDS encoding DUF3040 domain-containing protein → MPLSEEELRLLEQMERALVEEDPKFAHTLRGTGGHRASRRRAIIAGVVFAVGVVVLMTGAIAALPVVGVAGFVIMLVSATIAVTALRAPSKPEPTPFRETPQGFGVVDGGRRTKAPKASRHNRSRHSFIERMDERWRRRRDGF, encoded by the coding sequence GTGCCACTCTCGGAAGAGGAGCTGCGACTGCTCGAGCAGATGGAACGTGCCCTGGTCGAGGAGGACCCCAAGTTCGCGCACACGTTGCGCGGCACGGGCGGTCACCGCGCGTCCCGTCGTCGGGCCATCATCGCGGGGGTCGTCTTCGCCGTCGGCGTGGTCGTCCTCATGACCGGTGCCATTGCGGCGCTGCCCGTCGTGGGCGTCGCCGGGTTCGTCATCATGCTGGTCTCCGCGACCATCGCCGTGACGGCGCTGCGAGCGCCGAGCAAGCCCGAGCCGACCCCGTTCCGCGAGACCCCGCAGGGGTTCGGCGTTGTCGACGGCGGTCGCCGGACCAAGGCCCCCAAGGCCTCGCGCCACAACCGTTCGCGCCACTCGTTCATCGAGCGCATGGACGAGCGCTGGCGTCGTCGTCGCGACGGCTTCTGA
- a CDS encoding transglutaminase-like domain-containing protein produces the protein MGRLAAQVTRDEPTRYEKARALQSWFREEFTYSLDRVETVDNNALVAFLDPSGRVGYCEQFAASMAVMARTLGIPARVAVGFLVPRRIGTAEWEFSSHDLHAWPELYFPGSGWVRFEPTPSSRASSVPEHTRDEVPRDEPSATASATTSPNTPAPSASAAPDESDPAAQEQERDLVDWGAVATWLLVLLVVGALSLVPQVVRGRRRTRRLGHATPEELWDELRDSALDLGRLWPEGRSPRATGRTVLEWYRPGAATSGESQLSVDELAERLDRVVVAVERSRYDRPGQRTQGDPTLAADVEACVETLAAGSDRSTRWKARWLPRSLTRRP, from the coding sequence GTGGGCCGCCTGGCCGCGCAGGTGACCCGGGACGAGCCGACCCGCTACGAGAAGGCCCGTGCCCTGCAGTCGTGGTTCCGCGAGGAGTTCACCTACAGCCTGGACCGCGTGGAGACCGTCGACAACAACGCGCTGGTCGCCTTCCTCGACCCGAGTGGCCGGGTCGGCTACTGCGAGCAGTTCGCCGCCTCGATGGCGGTCATGGCGCGCACCCTCGGCATCCCTGCTCGGGTGGCGGTCGGCTTCCTGGTGCCGCGACGCATCGGGACGGCCGAGTGGGAGTTCTCCTCGCACGACCTGCACGCCTGGCCGGAGCTCTACTTCCCCGGATCCGGGTGGGTGCGCTTCGAGCCGACCCCCTCCTCGCGCGCCTCGAGCGTGCCGGAGCACACCCGTGACGAGGTGCCTCGCGACGAGCCCAGCGCCACGGCGTCGGCGACCACCTCTCCCAACACCCCCGCCCCGAGCGCCTCGGCAGCCCCCGACGAGTCGGACCCCGCCGCCCAGGAGCAGGAGCGGGACCTCGTCGACTGGGGGGCCGTCGCGACGTGGTTGCTGGTGCTGCTCGTGGTCGGGGCGCTCAGCCTGGTGCCGCAGGTGGTGCGTGGGCGACGTCGTACGAGGCGGTTGGGCCACGCGACCCCCGAGGAGCTGTGGGACGAGCTGCGCGACTCCGCGCTCGACCTGGGCCGGCTGTGGCCCGAGGGGCGCTCCCCGCGCGCCACCGGACGGACCGTGCTGGAGTGGTACCGCCCGGGCGCGGCGACCTCCGGGGAGTCCCAGCTGTCGGTCGACGAGCTGGCCGAGCGGCTCGACCGGGTGGTGGTGGCGGTGGAGCGCTCGCGCTACGACCGACCGGGGCAGCGTACGCAGGGTGACCCGACGCTGGCCGCGGACGTCGAGGCGTGCGTGGAGACGCTGGCGGCGGGCAGCGACCGCTCCACCCGGTGGAAGGCACGCTGGCTGCCGCGCTCGCTCACCCGCCGGCCCTGA
- a CDS encoding DUF3488 domain-containing protein: MAALTVWATLLTWMPLSESPGPFVAPLLLVAVALAATGATARWRGLPVAVVTLLQVVVGAVLVVLLLADSPWPLPDAWQSIRGQLDAALTSADRYAPPVPSDVPSVAPLFVVVGTAAMVLLDLVAMTLRRVALSAVILLALHLVPANLGVDVPWPVFAAVAAGFLTLLFLDNDDLVVRWGSSLPGGGTRPTEVPARPATSAATALRIGAVATVGAVVVATVLNALVPRSPIQPWRAVDQGPDEQVMLTSPLVDLRRDLDRGADVPLMRVVSDRQPSYVRTAVLSHFNGEEWSTGDRTATRIQDADGRDLPLRGVDAVLRRTKTQYDFTATTAFRSRWLPVLPLTTDVQAGGDWRYDVDTMDFAAFDADLNTSQMEWSVTGVDLEYSNVLLERAGSGVTRSTRSSPGCPSRSRPAWAAWPRR; encoded by the coding sequence GTGGCCGCCCTGACCGTGTGGGCCACGCTCCTCACCTGGATGCCGCTGAGCGAGAGCCCCGGGCCGTTCGTCGCGCCCCTGCTGCTGGTCGCCGTCGCCCTGGCCGCCACGGGGGCGACCGCCCGCTGGCGGGGGCTCCCGGTCGCCGTGGTGACGCTGCTCCAGGTCGTCGTGGGTGCCGTGCTGGTGGTGCTGCTCCTGGCCGACTCGCCGTGGCCGCTCCCCGACGCCTGGCAGAGCATCAGGGGCCAGCTCGACGCGGCGCTGACCTCCGCGGACCGCTACGCACCCCCGGTGCCGTCGGACGTGCCGTCGGTGGCTCCGCTCTTCGTGGTGGTCGGGACCGCGGCGATGGTGCTGCTCGACCTGGTCGCCATGACGTTGCGGCGGGTCGCGCTCAGCGCGGTGATCCTCCTGGCGCTGCACCTGGTGCCCGCCAACCTCGGGGTCGACGTGCCCTGGCCGGTCTTCGCGGCGGTCGCTGCCGGCTTCCTGACCCTGCTCTTCCTCGACAACGACGACCTCGTCGTGCGCTGGGGGTCGTCGTTGCCCGGTGGGGGCACGAGGCCGACGGAGGTCCCGGCCCGTCCGGCGACCAGCGCCGCCACCGCCCTGCGGATCGGGGCGGTCGCCACGGTGGGCGCGGTCGTGGTGGCGACGGTGCTCAACGCGCTCGTGCCCCGCTCCCCCATCCAGCCGTGGCGGGCCGTCGACCAGGGTCCCGACGAGCAGGTCATGCTCACCAGCCCGCTGGTCGACCTGCGCCGCGACCTCGACCGAGGCGCCGACGTCCCGTTGATGCGGGTGGTCTCCGACCGCCAGCCGTCGTACGTCCGCACGGCCGTCCTCTCCCACTTCAACGGCGAGGAGTGGAGCACGGGCGACCGCACCGCCACCCGGATCCAGGACGCCGACGGTCGCGACCTGCCGCTGCGGGGCGTCGACGCCGTGCTGCGGCGCACCAAGACGCAGTACGACTTCACGGCGACGACCGCCTTCCGATCGCGGTGGTTGCCGGTGCTGCCGCTGACCACCGACGTGCAGGCCGGCGGTGACTGGCGCTACGACGTGGACACCATGGACTTCGCCGCCTTCGACGCCGACCTCAACACCTCCCAGATGGAGTGGTCGGTGACCGGCGTCGACCTGGAGTACTCCAACGTGCTGCTGGAGCGCGCCGGGTCGGGCGTGACGAGGTCGACGAGGTCTTCACCCGGCTGCCCGAGTCGCTCCCGGCCAGCGTGGGCCGCCTGGCCGCGCAGGTGA